From a region of the Synechococcus sp. RS9916 genome:
- a CDS encoding ABC-F family ATP-binding cassette domain-containing protein — protein sequence MLRLERVSKIYPTGEVLKDVTWEVKPGDRIGLVGVNGAGKSTQMRLIAGLEEPSSGQVVRQGEPRIAYLQQEFDVDPQRTVREELFQAFGEAAEVLNRQRAVEADMGSEKAAEDPEHLDQLIHELGRLQSRFEALHGYELEARIDKLLPTIGFTPEGAERTVADYSGGWQMRIALGKILLQDPDLLLLDEPTNHLDVATIQWLEGYLTEQTAALVVISHDRTFLDRVCNQIVSTERGVSRAYLGNYTAHLEQKAQEREATQAAFDRQQKEIATQQAYIDRFRASATRSTQAKSREKQLDKVELVDAPVESVSGPSFQFPPAPRSGREVARFENLTHSYGDKILFLGAELDVERGDRIAFVGPNGAGKSTLLRLVMGIETPDEGSAGLGEHNIIASYFEQNQAEALDLTKTVIDTLFEAVPDWTQTQVRSLLGSFCFSNESVFKEVGKLSGGEKARLALALMLLTPCNLLVLDEPTNHLDIPAKQMLENALCDYDGAALLVSHDRYFISRVANRIVELRDGELILYRGDYDYYLQKKQEEAEQARLAKVAAEKEAKRKANQAKQKQKQAKRKKG from the coding sequence GTGCTGAGACTGGAGCGCGTCAGCAAGATCTATCCCACGGGAGAGGTGCTGAAAGATGTGACATGGGAGGTCAAGCCAGGCGACCGCATTGGCCTGGTGGGCGTGAACGGCGCCGGAAAATCAACCCAGATGCGCCTCATTGCCGGGCTGGAAGAGCCATCGTCCGGCCAGGTGGTGCGTCAAGGGGAACCCCGGATCGCCTATCTGCAACAGGAATTTGATGTGGACCCGCAACGGACCGTGCGGGAAGAGCTCTTCCAGGCCTTCGGTGAAGCCGCCGAAGTACTGAACCGCCAACGGGCAGTGGAGGCTGACATGGGATCAGAGAAAGCGGCCGAGGACCCGGAGCATCTCGACCAATTGATTCATGAGCTCGGGCGGCTGCAATCCCGCTTTGAAGCCCTGCATGGCTACGAACTGGAAGCTCGAATCGACAAACTGCTTCCCACCATTGGCTTCACACCGGAAGGCGCAGAACGCACCGTTGCGGACTACTCCGGCGGATGGCAGATGCGGATCGCCCTGGGCAAAATCCTCCTGCAGGATCCCGACCTTCTTCTTCTCGACGAACCCACGAACCACCTCGACGTCGCAACCATTCAATGGCTGGAGGGCTATCTCACCGAACAAACCGCGGCTCTCGTCGTGATCAGCCACGACCGCACATTTCTCGACCGGGTGTGCAACCAGATCGTGAGCACTGAACGCGGAGTATCCCGTGCCTACCTCGGCAACTACACCGCCCACCTCGAACAGAAGGCCCAAGAACGGGAAGCCACCCAGGCCGCTTTTGATCGCCAGCAAAAAGAGATCGCAACCCAGCAGGCCTATATCGATCGGTTCAGAGCCAGCGCGACCCGGAGCACCCAAGCCAAGAGCCGCGAGAAGCAGCTTGACAAGGTGGAACTGGTGGACGCTCCTGTGGAAAGCGTGAGCGGACCCAGTTTTCAATTCCCGCCGGCACCCCGCTCGGGCCGTGAGGTCGCCCGCTTTGAGAACCTCACCCACTCCTACGGCGACAAGATTCTGTTTCTTGGCGCGGAACTGGACGTGGAGCGCGGTGATCGGATCGCGTTTGTGGGCCCCAATGGCGCTGGAAAATCCACCCTGCTGCGCCTTGTGATGGGCATCGAGACCCCGGATGAAGGCAGCGCCGGGCTCGGAGAACACAACATCATTGCCAGCTACTTCGAGCAGAACCAGGCCGAAGCCTTGGATCTCACGAAAACGGTGATCGACACCCTTTTTGAAGCGGTGCCGGACTGGACCCAAACCCAGGTGCGCTCCTTACTCGGCAGCTTCTGCTTCAGCAATGAGAGCGTCTTTAAGGAAGTCGGCAAACTCAGCGGCGGCGAAAAAGCACGGCTGGCCCTGGCCCTGATGTTGCTAACCCCTTGCAATCTGCTGGTGCTGGATGAGCCCACCAACCACCTCGATATTCCCGCCAAACAAATGCTGGAGAACGCCCTCTGTGACTATGACGGCGCCGCTCTCCTTGTCTCCCACGACCGCTATTTCATTTCCCGGGTCGCCAATCGGATCGTCGAACTCCGCGACGGAGAACTGATCCTCTACCGCGGCGACTACGACTACTACCTACAGAAAAAGCAGGAGGAAGCCGAGCAGGCGCGTCTCGCCAAGGTTGCAGCAGAAAAAGAAGCCAAACGCAAAGCGAATCAGGCGAAACAGAAGCAGAAACAGGCAAAACGCAAAAAAGGCTGA
- a CDS encoding trypsin-like peptidase domain-containing protein, with protein sequence MSARRSIPLLMSAAALAMPLWSLAPGATVQAAPATQGLITPRSFVADAVKRSGPAVVTLETKRTVQAGGLSGFPRGLMMDPVFRRFFGLQGPLAPRSRVETGQGSGVIFEASGLVLTNAHVVEKAEQVMVGLPDGRRVSGRVLGQDSLTDLAVVRLDQGGPWPTAPLGNSDALQVGDWAIAVGNPFGLENTVTLGIISNLNRNVSQLGISGKRLDLIQTDAAINPGNSGGPLLNAAGEVVGINTLVRSGPGAGLGFAIPINRARVIAKQLASTGRASHPMVGVTLSAVPAPRPGAPNPHGAVVRSVVPNGPAAQAGLKTNDVIVAIAGSAVKTPSDVVTAIDRNGVNRPLKVEVQRGSRRVAVTMTPTEMGRLQR encoded by the coding sequence ATGTCCGCTCGGCGATCCATCCCCCTGTTGATGTCGGCTGCGGCTCTGGCGATGCCCCTGTGGTCATTGGCTCCGGGCGCCACAGTTCAGGCGGCACCGGCCACCCAAGGATTGATCACGCCTCGCTCGTTTGTGGCCGACGCGGTCAAGCGCAGCGGTCCCGCAGTGGTGACCCTGGAAACCAAGCGCACGGTTCAGGCCGGCGGGCTGTCTGGATTTCCCAGGGGCTTGATGATGGACCCAGTCTTCCGGCGCTTCTTCGGTCTCCAGGGGCCTCTCGCTCCCCGTTCAAGGGTGGAAACCGGACAAGGCAGTGGCGTGATTTTCGAAGCTTCCGGCCTGGTCCTCACCAATGCCCATGTGGTGGAGAAGGCGGAACAGGTGATGGTGGGATTGCCCGATGGGCGTCGGGTCTCCGGCCGGGTGCTTGGCCAGGACAGCCTCACGGATCTGGCTGTGGTCCGTCTTGATCAGGGTGGCCCGTGGCCCACGGCGCCTCTTGGAAATTCCGACGCTTTGCAAGTGGGGGACTGGGCTATTGCTGTGGGTAATCCTTTCGGTTTGGAAAATACCGTCACGTTGGGGATCATCAGCAATCTCAATCGCAACGTCTCCCAGTTGGGGATCTCTGGGAAGCGACTCGACCTGATTCAGACCGATGCCGCGATCAATCCGGGTAACTCCGGTGGCCCGCTGCTTAATGCCGCAGGTGAAGTGGTGGGCATCAATACCTTGGTGCGTTCAGGCCCTGGGGCCGGTTTGGGTTTTGCGATCCCGATTAATCGCGCTCGTGTCATTGCCAAGCAGCTCGCCAGCACTGGCCGTGCCAGTCATCCGATGGTCGGCGTCACCCTCTCGGCCGTGCCTGCGCCCCGGCCCGGTGCCCCCAATCCCCATGGCGCCGTTGTGCGTTCTGTGGTGCCCAATGGGCCAGCCGCTCAAGCTGGTTTGAAGACCAACGATGTGATTGTGGCGATTGCAGGATCAGCGGTCAAAACTCCAAGCGATGTGGTCACGGCCATCGATCGCAATGGGGTCAATCGCCCATTGAAGGTGGAGGTTCAAAGGGGCAGTCGGCGGGTGGCGGTGACCATGACCCCGACGGAAATGGGTCGGTTGCAGCGCTGA
- a CDS encoding DUF2973 domain-containing protein: MLNSLFPLVYGAVFVLLLWQAFRVMGQGFKAAHPSKDRTGKVTVHPELLDQDGRLTEEDLLTVRFSGDQEPSENPD; this comes from the coding sequence ATGCTCAACAGCTTGTTCCCCTTGGTCTACGGCGCCGTTTTTGTGCTGCTGCTTTGGCAAGCCTTCCGGGTGATGGGGCAGGGGTTCAAAGCCGCCCACCCGTCCAAAGACCGCACCGGCAAAGTGACCGTGCATCCAGAACTGCTTGATCAGGACGGCCGCCTGACGGAGGAAGACCTCCTGACGGTTCGTTTCAGTGGAGACCAGGAGCCCTCAGAGAACCCCGACTGA